A part of Daphnia pulex isolate KAP4 chromosome 6, ASM2113471v1 genomic DNA contains:
- the LOC124195923 gene encoding tryptophan--tRNA ligase, mitochondrial-like isoform X1 — protein MINAIRLSHLVLLLNRKCQVCACPVCACRERFIVFFAQQQKVKVDHLFWIESFFLTAPSLVANSQEGTNSKKAPRRIFSGIQPTGVLHLGNYFGAVRQWVQTQNENSLFSIVDLHSITLPQDPKALKENILKMAASLLACGIDHEKCILFQQSKVPQHAELSWVLSCLTTLPRLGHLPQFKEKSAKMTDIPLGLYIYPVLQSADILLYKATHVPVGEDQLQHIQLAQHLARVFNNKYGPIFPRPSAVVYDESASRLKSLRNPDKKMSKSDPDAKSRIELTDDPDVVVEKCKKAMTDFTSAVTYDPAIRPAVSNLIILHSLCTGLDADRICHENQHIDTAQYKLVVAEAVNEFLRPIRHRYMELLKDPNYLISILDQGGARAADIAQETWREVKSAVGLTVSS, from the exons ATGATCAACGCCATCCGCCTTAGCCATCTCGTATTATTGTTGAATAGAAAATGTCAGGTCTGTGCCTGTCCCGTCTGTGCATGTCGAGAACGCTTCATTGTCTTCTtcgcccagcagcagaaaGTAAAAGTGGATCATCTTTTCTGGATAGAAAGTTTCTTTCTAACAGCCCCCTCGCTTGTAGCG AATTCTCAAGAAGGAACAAATAGTAAGAAAGCACCCAGACGGATATTTTCTGGGATTCAGCCCACAGGAGTTTTACATTTGGGAAATTATTTTGGAGCAGTTCGACAATGGGTTCAAACTCAAAACGAAAACTCACTCTTCAGCATTGTAGATCTTCATTCAATTACTCTTCCCCAG GACCCGAAAGCACTGAAAGAGAACATCCTGAAAATGGCTGCATCACTTCTTGCCTGTGGGATCGATCATGAGAAATGCATTCTCTTTCAGCAATCAAAG GTCCCTCAACATGCTGAACTCTCTTGGGTTCTAAGCTGTCTAACAACCCTGCCACGATTGGGACATTTACCTCAATTTAAAGAGAAATCAGCAAAAATGACAGACATCCCTTTAGGCCTTTATATTTATCCTGTTCTTCAATCTGCTGATATTTTGCTATACAA AGCCACCCATGTTCCTGTGGGTGAAGATCAGTTGCAGCATATACAGCTGGCTCAACATCTGGCAAGAgtattcaacaacaaatatgGCCCCATATTTCCAAGACCTAGTGCTGTAGTATATG ACGAATCGGCCAGCAGATTGAAAAGCTTGCGGAATCCGGATAAAAAGATGTCAAAATCTGACCCTGACGCAAAGAGCAGGATAGAGCTCACTGACGATCctgacgtcgtcgtcgaaaaGTGCAAGAAAGCCATGACTGATTTCACATCAGCTGTCACATACGATCCAGCCATCCGGCCAGCTGTGTCCAATTTGATCATTCTTCACTCGCTTTGCACTGGCCTAGATGCAGATCGTATCTGTCACGAGAACCAACACATTGACACTGCCCAGTACAAACTGGTTGTCGCCGAGGCAGTTAATGAATTTCTTCGACCAATCCGGCATCGGTACATGGAGCTATTGAAAGACCCCAACTACTTGATCAGCATACTTGATCAGGGTGGCGCTAGAGCTGCCGACATTGCCCAAGAAACGTGGCGGGAAGTCAAGAGTGCCGTAGGTCTCACTGTTTCATCTTGA
- the LOC124195922 gene encoding collagen alpha-1(I) chain-like, producing the protein MKAAAIILTCLFAVALAAPQYQRAQVAYGDNYELEEIQRQWERFLEYLPWLRGPAGAQGPQGPAGAPGVVDYSDKYIAGPPGAPGPQGYAGPKGEKGNTGAPGSTGAPGPQGKPGDDGTPGAQGLTGARGNDGATGAPGGPGYSGAKGEPGAPGSPGLNGAPGARGKDGYNGAPGPVGPKGETGVPGLTVQSNVPGPVGAPGYPGKDGAPGAPGGPGPIGPVGATGPRGPAGKDGAPGYPGGPGPKGEAGNQGYNGAPGKDGLNGAPGSNGPAGPRGPAGNPGYNGAPGKDGSNGLTGAPGKDGYNGAPGAPGPQGEQGKTGKDGYPGGPGAPGGPGAPGPQGLQGKQGPSGYPGGPGPVGPVGPVGPAGPQGKQGPSGYPGGPGPVGPVGPVGPVGYPGKTGETGPTGPVGPIGPIGAPGPVVTYAAPARYY; encoded by the exons ATGAAAGCAGCA gCTATCATTTTAACTTGTCTCTTTGCGGTTGCTTTGGCTGCTCCGCAATACCAGCGGGCTCAAGTTGCTTACGGTGACAACTACGAGCTTGAAGAGATTCAAAGACAGTGGGAACGCTTCCTTGA GTACCTTCCATGGCTGAGAGGACCAGCTGGTGCCCAAGGACCCCAAGGACCCGCTGGAGCTCCCGGAGTTGTTGACTACTCTGATAAATATATTGCTGGACCACCTGGAGCCCCTGGCCCGCAAGGATATGCTGGACCTaagggagaaaagggaaatacTGGCGCTCCTGGATCTACTGGCGCTCCCGGACCTCAAGGAAAGCCCGGAGATGATGGAACACCTGGAGCACAAGGATTGACTGGTGCAAGAGGCAATGATGGAGCTACTGGTGCCCCTGGCGGACCTGGTTACTCTGGCGCAAAGGGAGAACCCGGAGCTCCTGGATCTCCAGGCTTGAATGGAGCACCTGGGGCTCGAGGCAAAGACGGTTACAATGGAGCCCCCGGACCTGTTGGACCTAAGGGAGAAACTGGAGTCCCTGGTTTAACTGTTCAATCTAATGTCCCCGGCCCAGTTGGCGCCCCTGGTTACCCTGGTAAAGACGGAGCTCCTGGCGCTCCTGGAGGTCCTGGACCCATTGGCCCAGTTGGAGCAACTGGACCCCGAGGCCCCGCTGGTAAAGACGGAGCTCCTGGTTACCCTGGCGGCCCTGGTCCCAAGGGAGAGGCTGGAAACCAAGGTTACAACGGAGCTCCAGGCAAAGACGGACTTAACGGCGCTCCTGGATCTAACGGCCCTGCTGGTCCTCGAGGCCCTGCTGGAAATCCAGGCTACAATGGAGCTCCTGGTAAAGACGGTTCCAATGGCTTGACTGGCGCTCCTGGAAAAGATGGATACAACGGCGCTCCTGGAGCTCCAG GACCTCAAGGCGAACAAGGCAAAACTGGTAAGGATGGTTATCCTGGTGGACCTGGGGCCCCTGGTGGCCCCGGAGCTCCTGGTCCTCAAGGTCTTCAAGGAAAACAGGGTCCCTCTGGATACCCCGGCGGTCCTGGCCCCGTTGGACCTGTTGGACCAGTCGGCCCTGCCGGACCTCAAGGAAAACAGGGCCCCTCTGGATACCCCGGTGGTCCTGGCCCTGTTGGCCCCGTCGGACCGGTCGGCCCTGTTGGCTACCCAGGCAAAACTGGTGAAACTGGACCCACTGGACCAGTTGGCCCAATTGGACCAATCGGTGCTCCAGGACCTGTAGTTACCTACGCCGCTCCTGCGCGCTATTATTAA
- the LOC124195921 gene encoding collagen alpha-1(III) chain-like: protein MKAVAILPFLVATVLAAPQYGPAPQVAEQTAPVTADQWASLNPYGSNSNAYPAEERPQIEEIQRQWAKFLEYLPWLKGPAGPPGPPGAPGTAGSAGASSGGYGGSYSQPQQTTVVGPPGPPGPPGPAGPKGETGNAGNPGTPGGPGPVGPAGLNGGPGGPGPAGERGSNGAPGAPGGPGFPGAKGEAGLNGAPGRNGAPGTPGKDGFNGLPGFAGPKGEAGSPGVTLPSNQPGPAGSPGAPGKDGAPGFPGGPGPVGPVGPAGPVGPVGRPGTNGFPGGPGPKGEAGTPGSPGGPGRDGQPGAPSRQPGPVGPAGPVGQPGAPGGPGKDGFPGGPGAPGKDGLNGQPGLPGGPGQPGKPGKDGFNGAPGAAGFPGGPGPVGPQGKPGAPGFNGGPGPAGPVGPIGGPGPQGKPGSPGFPGGPGPQGPQGGPGPQGGPGPAGQNGAPGGPGQPGPAGQPGTAGSVVTVPAPAEQPSYPAPVEQPSYPAPAQQPSWPAPAPAQSSWSAPAPAQSTWSAPAPAQSSWSAPAQPAFQPLQSAYGR from the exons ATGAAGGCAGTA gcAATTCTACCATTTTTGGTTGCGACGGTCTTGGCTGCTCCGCAGTATGGACCTGCACCACAAGTCGCCGAGCAAACAGCTCCAGTCACAGCTGATCAATGGGCTTCACTAAACCCTTACGGAAGCAATTCCAATGCTTACCCTGCCGAAGAGAGGCCTcaaattgaagaaatccaGAGGCAGTGGGCCAAATTCCTTGA gTACTTGCCATGGCTCAAGGGACCTGCCGGCCCACCTGGTCCTCCTGGTGCTCCTGGGACTGCTGGTTCTGCTGGAGCTTCTTCCGGTGGTTATGGTGGTAGCTACAGCCAACCCCAACAAACTACGGTAGTTGGACCACCAGGACCACCTGGACCACCTGGACCTGCTGGACCAAAGGGAGAAACAGGAAATGCCGGAAATCCAGGAACACCTGGAGGACCCGGACCTGTTGGCCCTGCCGGACTCAATGGTGGACCTGGTGGACCTGGACCAGCAGGCGAACGCGGATCGAATGGAGCTCCCGGCGCTCCTGGTGGACCTGGTTTCCCAGGAGCTAAGGGAGAAGCTGGCCTTAACGGAGCACCTGGTCGAAATGGAGCTCCTGGAACACCTGGCAAAGATGGCTTTAACGGACTACCTGGATTCGCAGGACCCAAGGGCGAAGCTGGCTCACCCGGAGTAACTTTGCCCTCAAATCAACCTGGACCTGCCGGTTCTCCCGGCGCTCCTGGCAAAGATGGAGCTCCAGGTTTCCCGGGCGGCCCCGGACCCGTTGGCCCTGTTGGTCCAGCTGGCCCAGTCGGACCTGTTGGAAGACCCGGAACGAATGGTTTCCCCGGAGGACCTGGCCCTAAAGGTGAAGCTGGAACTCCAGGTAGCCCCGGTGGTCCTGGCAGAGATGGACAACCTGGTGCCCCAAGTAGACAACCTGGACCAGTTGGACCTGCCGGCCCTGTCGGACAACCCGGTGCCCCCGGAGGCCCTGGCAAGGACGGATTCCCTGGTGGACCAG GCGCTCCTGGCAAGGACGGACTCAACGGACAACCCGGTCTCCCAG GTGGACCCGGACAGCCAGGTAAACCAGGTAAAGATGGATTCAACGGAGCTCCAGGAGCTGCTGGCTTTCCAGGCGGACCCGGACCAGTTGGACCTCAAGGCAAACCCGGTGCTCCAGGTTTCAATGGCGGACCTGGACCAGCTGGACCCGTTGGACCGATCGGTGGCCCCGGACCTCAAGGTAAACCAGGTTCACCTGGCTTCCCGGGTGGACCAGGACCTCAAGGACCACAAGGAGGCCCCGGACCCCAAGGAGGTCCAGGCCCAGCTGGTCAAAATGGAGCACCCGGTGGCCCTGGACAACCTGGACCAGCTGGACAACCCGGTACAGCTGGCAGTGTAGTCACAGTCCCAGCCCCAGCTGAACAGCCTTCTTACCCAGCGCCAGTTGAACAACCCTCATACCCAGCTCCAGCTCAGCAACCGTCTTGGCCCGCACCAGCTCCAGCTCAGTCGTCGTGGTCtgctccagctccagctcaGTCGACATGGTCGGCCCCAGCTCCAGCTCAATCTTCATGGTCAGCTCCTGCTCAGCCCGCATTCCAGCCGTTGCAATCCGCCTACGGACGATAA
- the LOC124195924 gene encoding uncharacterized protein LOC124195924 isoform X1, producing MTNVCRVHGSTSECVSSQFAKLKIAVALVVIRDKPAGQNVKDFVNNLISFHQDKDQRWKAEYHRLKQEVLQLRQQQLLFAINSRLNSQSSADDVSRRDNRHSRSLLTPPDSQSDSQPETTVALLPATLETSSSSSSSPGDVEDVDRMEFLRAYFYLEHQLRSSRPTPAAISSSSNINGNEILEKDVIRQSVLSVLQHVELCAPKEQCDFSKCLDSLRVCVRLLDAHDKWSQPVRAKFIELSSSWLQRVNHGDSVLRHYALLEILADSDGMAVQLAGSLVKSIAESQQRMNEWEWDGTELIPRPVLAHFSSASYYFLLLEKTIPRMAPSDKSRFVTSLSHVEQRVHLNFPLFAASMMRLAHQLATS from the exons ATGACTAACGTTTGCAGAGTGCACGGCAGTACTTCGGAATGTGTTTCATCGCAGTTTGCCAAGCTCAAGATtgccgtcgccttggtggtgatACGAGACAAGCCGGCTGGTCAAAATGTCAAGGATTTCGTCAACaacttgatttcatttcaccaAGACAAG GACCAACGTTGGAAAGCCGAATACCACCGACTCAAACAAGAAGTCCTTCAAttaagacaacaacaacttttattCGCGATTAACAGCAGGTTGAATTCACAATCGAGTG CAGACGACGTTAGTAGGCGAGACAATCGTCATTCTCGGTCGTTACTTACACCGCCAGACTCGCAATCAGATAGCCAGCCCGAGACGACCGTGGCACTATTGCCAGCCACTTTAGAGACgtctagcagcagcagcagcagccctggAGATGTCGAAGACGTCGATCGCATGGAATTTCTACgggcttatttttatttggagcATCAGCTGCGCTCGAGTCGGCCAACACCGGcagccatcagcagcagcagcaacatcaaTGGCAACGAGATCTTGGAGAAAGATGTGATTCGACAGAGCGTGCTGTCTGTATTGCAACACGTCGAACTCTGCGCACCCAAAGAACAATGCGATTTCTCCAAATGTCTGGACAGTTTGCGTGTCTGCGTTCGTCTACTCGACGCCCACGACAAGTGGAGTCAACCCGTCCGCGCCAAGTTCATCGAACTATCCTCGTCGTGGCTGCAGCGCGTCAATCACGGCGACAGCGTGCTCCGACATTACGCCCTGCTCGAGATCCTGGCCGATTCGGACGGGATGGCCGTGCAGCTGGCTGGGAGCCTCGTCAAGTCGATAGCCGAGTCGCAGCAGCGGATGAACGAGTGGGAGTGGGACGGAACGGAGCTCATCCCTCGACCTGTGCTGGCCCACTTCTCCAGCGCTTCCTATTACTTCCTCTTGTTGGAGAAAACCATTCCCCGAATGGCTCCGTCCGATAAAAGTCGCTTCGTGACCAGTTTATCCCACGTTGAACAGCGGGTTCACCTCAACTTTCCCCTCTTTGCCGCTTCCATGATGCGCCTGGCCCATCAGCTGGCAACCAGCTGA
- the LOC124195920 gene encoding collagen alpha-1(I) chain-like, whose translation MKAVAILPFLVAAAFAAPQYGPTPQTVEASQQVSFDQWASLNPVELTATQYEPAAPQFVEVAPQISSQQWGTQNNGLQTEQRPQIEEIQRQWEKFIEYLPWLKGPAGPPGPQGSPGSDGGAIGGGFGQSQQSTVVGPPGPPGPPGPVGPKGETGNAGNPGTPGGPGPVGPAGLNGGPGGPGPAGERGSNGAPGAPGGPGFPGAKGEAGFNGAPGLNGGPGSPGRDGFNGSPGLAGPKGQPGSPGVTLPSNQPGPAGAPGLPGKDGAPGFNGGPGPVGPVGPAGPVGPVGRPGGNGFPGGPGPKGEAGSPGFPGGPGRDGQPGAPSRQPGPVGPQGPAGSPGFNGAPGKDGFPGGPGAPGKDGLPGGPGFPGGPGQPGRPGKDGFNGAPGAAGFPGGPGPAGPQGKPGAPGFNGGPGPAGPVGPIGGPGPQGKPGSPGFPGGPGPQGPQGGPGPQGGPGPAGQNGAPGGPGQPGPAGQPGAAGSISTISAPAYPTQSVEQPSHHAVFEEPSPFHTPSQTSWSAPIQSTWTPSAESSFQPLQSAYGR comes from the exons ATGAAGGCAGTA GCTATCCTCCCCTTTTTGGTTGCAGCGGCATTTGCTGCTCCACAGTACGGTCCTACTCCACAGACTGTTGAGGCTTCTCAACAAGTTTCCTTTGACCAATGGGCATCCTTGAATCCAGTCGAGCTTACTGCTACCCAGTATGAACCTGCTGCTCCTCAGTTTGTTGAGGTGGCTCCACAAATCTCGTCTCAACAATGGGGGACACAAAATAACGGACTCCAGACCGAACAAAGACCTcaaattgaagaaatccaaagACAATGGGAAAAATTCATCGA GTACTTGCCTTGGCTCAAGGGACCTGCCGGCCCACCTGGCCCACAAGGATCTCCTGGATCAGATGGAGGTGCTATTGGAGGAGGATTCGGACAGTCCCAACAGAGCACAGTAGTCGGACCACCAGGACCACCTGGACCACCAGGACCTGTTGGACCGAAGGGAGAAACTGGAAATGCTGGAAATCCAGGAACACCTGGAGGACCCGGGCCTGTTGGCCCTGCCGGACTCAATGGTGGACCTGGTGGACCTGGACCAGCAGGCGAACGTGGTTCTAATGGAGCTCCCGGCGCTCCTGGCGGACCTGGTTTCCCTGGAGCTAAGGGAGAAGCTGGATTTAACGGAGCACCTGGTCTCAATGGAGGTCCAGGATCCCCTGGCAGAGACGGCTTTAATGGATCACCTGGATTAGCTGGACCCAAGGGTCAACCTGGCTCACCCGGAGTAACTTTGCCCTCAAATCAACCTGGACCTGCCGGTGCTCCTGGCTTACCTGGTAAAGATGGAGCTCCAGGTTTCAATGGCGGCCCCGGACCCGTTGGCCCTGTTGGTCCAGCTGGCCCAGTCGGACCTGTTGGAAGACCTGGTGGAAATGGTTTCCCGGGAGGACCTGGCCCTAAAGGTGAAGCTGGAAGTCCTGGTTTCCCAGGTGGTCCTGGCAGAGATGGACAACCCGGTGCTCCAAGCAGGCAACCTGGACCAGTTGGACCCCAAGGACCTGCTGGTTCCCCTGGCTTCAATGGCGCTCCCGGAAAAGATGGTTTCCCTGGCGGACCCGGAGCTCCAGGCAAAGACGGACTACCAGGCGGACCAGGTTTCCCAG GCGGCCCCGGACAACCAGGCAGACCCGGCAAAGATGGATTCAACGGAGCTCCAGGAGCTGCTGGCTTTCCAGGCGGACCTGGACCAGCTGGACCTCAAGGCAAACCCGGTGCTCCAGGTTTCAATGGCGGCCCAGGACCGGCTGGACCCGTTGGACCGATTGGTGGCCCCGGACCTCAAGGTAAACCAGGTTCACCTGGCTTCCCGGGTGGACCAGGACCTCAAGGACCACAAGGAGGCCCCGGACCCCAAGGAGGTCCAGGTCCAGCTGGTCAAAATGGAGCACCCGGTGGCCCTGGACAACCTGGACCAGCTGGACAACCCGGTGCAGCTGGCAGTATAAGCACAATTTCAGCTCCAGCTTACCCAACCCAATCAGTCGAGCAACCTTCTCATCACGCTGTATTTGAGGAACCTTCCCCATTCCATACCCCATCACAAACGTCTTGGTCAGCTCCCATTCAGTCTACGTGGACACCTTCAGCCGAGTCCTCATTCCAGCCACTTCAGTCCGCTTACGGACGATAG
- the LOC124195923 gene encoding tryptophan--tRNA ligase, mitochondrial-like isoform X2, which produces MSGLCLSRLCMSRTLHCLLRPAAESKSGSSFLDRKFLSNSPLACSDNNNSQEGTNSKKAPRRIFSGIQPTGVLHLGNYFGAVRQWVQTQNENSLFSIVDLHSITLPQDPKALKENILKMAASLLACGIDHEKCILFQQSKVPQHAELSWVLSCLTTLPRLGHLPQFKEKSAKMTDIPLGLYIYPVLQSADILLYKATHVPVGEDQLQHIQLAQHLARVFNNKYGPIFPRPSAVVYDESASRLKSLRNPDKKMSKSDPDAKSRIELTDDPDVVVEKCKKAMTDFTSAVTYDPAIRPAVSNLIILHSLCTGLDADRICHENQHIDTAQYKLVVAEAVNEFLRPIRHRYMELLKDPNYLISILDQGGARAADIAQETWREVKSAVGLTVSS; this is translated from the exons ATGTCAGGTCTGTGCCTGTCCCGTCTGTGCATGTCGAGAACGCTTCATTGTCTTCTtcgcccagcagcagaaaGTAAAAGTGGATCATCTTTTCTGGATAGAAAGTTTCTTTCTAACAGCCCCCTCGCTTGTAGCGATAATAAC AATTCTCAAGAAGGAACAAATAGTAAGAAAGCACCCAGACGGATATTTTCTGGGATTCAGCCCACAGGAGTTTTACATTTGGGAAATTATTTTGGAGCAGTTCGACAATGGGTTCAAACTCAAAACGAAAACTCACTCTTCAGCATTGTAGATCTTCATTCAATTACTCTTCCCCAG GACCCGAAAGCACTGAAAGAGAACATCCTGAAAATGGCTGCATCACTTCTTGCCTGTGGGATCGATCATGAGAAATGCATTCTCTTTCAGCAATCAAAG GTCCCTCAACATGCTGAACTCTCTTGGGTTCTAAGCTGTCTAACAACCCTGCCACGATTGGGACATTTACCTCAATTTAAAGAGAAATCAGCAAAAATGACAGACATCCCTTTAGGCCTTTATATTTATCCTGTTCTTCAATCTGCTGATATTTTGCTATACAA AGCCACCCATGTTCCTGTGGGTGAAGATCAGTTGCAGCATATACAGCTGGCTCAACATCTGGCAAGAgtattcaacaacaaatatgGCCCCATATTTCCAAGACCTAGTGCTGTAGTATATG ACGAATCGGCCAGCAGATTGAAAAGCTTGCGGAATCCGGATAAAAAGATGTCAAAATCTGACCCTGACGCAAAGAGCAGGATAGAGCTCACTGACGATCctgacgtcgtcgtcgaaaaGTGCAAGAAAGCCATGACTGATTTCACATCAGCTGTCACATACGATCCAGCCATCCGGCCAGCTGTGTCCAATTTGATCATTCTTCACTCGCTTTGCACTGGCCTAGATGCAGATCGTATCTGTCACGAGAACCAACACATTGACACTGCCCAGTACAAACTGGTTGTCGCCGAGGCAGTTAATGAATTTCTTCGACCAATCCGGCATCGGTACATGGAGCTATTGAAAGACCCCAACTACTTGATCAGCATACTTGATCAGGGTGGCGCTAGAGCTGCCGACATTGCCCAAGAAACGTGGCGGGAAGTCAAGAGTGCCGTAGGTCTCACTGTTTCATCTTGA
- the LOC124195924 gene encoding uncharacterized protein LOC124195924 isoform X2, translated as MTNVCRVHGSTSECVSSQFAKLKIAVALVVIRDKPAGQNVKDFVNNLISFHQDKDQRWKAEYHRLKQEVLQLRQQQLLFAINSRLNSQSSDDVSRRDNRHSRSLLTPPDSQSDSQPETTVALLPATLETSSSSSSSPGDVEDVDRMEFLRAYFYLEHQLRSSRPTPAAISSSSNINGNEILEKDVIRQSVLSVLQHVELCAPKEQCDFSKCLDSLRVCVRLLDAHDKWSQPVRAKFIELSSSWLQRVNHGDSVLRHYALLEILADSDGMAVQLAGSLVKSIAESQQRMNEWEWDGTELIPRPVLAHFSSASYYFLLLEKTIPRMAPSDKSRFVTSLSHVEQRVHLNFPLFAASMMRLAHQLATS; from the exons ATGACTAACGTTTGCAGAGTGCACGGCAGTACTTCGGAATGTGTTTCATCGCAGTTTGCCAAGCTCAAGATtgccgtcgccttggtggtgatACGAGACAAGCCGGCTGGTCAAAATGTCAAGGATTTCGTCAACaacttgatttcatttcaccaAGACAAG GACCAACGTTGGAAAGCCGAATACCACCGACTCAAACAAGAAGTCCTTCAAttaagacaacaacaacttttattCGCGATTAACAGCAGGTTGAATTCACAATCGAGTG ACGACGTTAGTAGGCGAGACAATCGTCATTCTCGGTCGTTACTTACACCGCCAGACTCGCAATCAGATAGCCAGCCCGAGACGACCGTGGCACTATTGCCAGCCACTTTAGAGACgtctagcagcagcagcagcagccctggAGATGTCGAAGACGTCGATCGCATGGAATTTCTACgggcttatttttatttggagcATCAGCTGCGCTCGAGTCGGCCAACACCGGcagccatcagcagcagcagcaacatcaaTGGCAACGAGATCTTGGAGAAAGATGTGATTCGACAGAGCGTGCTGTCTGTATTGCAACACGTCGAACTCTGCGCACCCAAAGAACAATGCGATTTCTCCAAATGTCTGGACAGTTTGCGTGTCTGCGTTCGTCTACTCGACGCCCACGACAAGTGGAGTCAACCCGTCCGCGCCAAGTTCATCGAACTATCCTCGTCGTGGCTGCAGCGCGTCAATCACGGCGACAGCGTGCTCCGACATTACGCCCTGCTCGAGATCCTGGCCGATTCGGACGGGATGGCCGTGCAGCTGGCTGGGAGCCTCGTCAAGTCGATAGCCGAGTCGCAGCAGCGGATGAACGAGTGGGAGTGGGACGGAACGGAGCTCATCCCTCGACCTGTGCTGGCCCACTTCTCCAGCGCTTCCTATTACTTCCTCTTGTTGGAGAAAACCATTCCCCGAATGGCTCCGTCCGATAAAAGTCGCTTCGTGACCAGTTTATCCCACGTTGAACAGCGGGTTCACCTCAACTTTCCCCTCTTTGCCGCTTCCATGATGCGCCTGGCCCATCAGCTGGCAACCAGCTGA